One Terriglobales bacterium genomic window, CCGACGGACGGTCCGGGTTGTGGACCACCTGGTTACCGTTGCGGTATGAAATTCCGGCGATGCTTTCCAGCGGCTTGCCCTGGGCGAACTCCACCGTCGAGTAGTCGAACTCGCGCCGGCACACAAAGTCGATCGCCGGACAATCCTTCAGCGCCTTGGCTGGCAGGGTGGTCACGTGCGGGCCCACGAAGGCGATCTTCAGCGCCGGATTCACCTGCTTCATTGCCTCGGCCAGCCTGCAATCGCCCTTGAAGCCGGGGGTGGACGTGAACAGCACCAGGAACTCGTAATCCTTTGCCAGATCAATGGTTTGCTGCACCGAGACGTGGTGCGGAGGAGCGTCCAGCAGGCGCGATCCCTCCAGCATTCCTGCCGGGTACGCCAGCCATACCGGATACCAGTACGACTCAATTTCTCGAGTAGCAGGCCAGCGCGAACTCGCGCCGCCGTCGAAGTTCTCAAACGAAGGTGGGTTGAGAAAAAGGGTTTTCAGTGGCATCGCGTTAAAGTCCGATTATCCTAACACTTCCGGGCTAAAACACGATAGTGTAATGGACTCGGTATGAACCAGCGAGTCAACAGCAGCCAGTGGTAAATCCCTGCATCGGGCAGCCTGAAATCCACCATCGTTGGGACGGCAGTAGCTCCCTCCTCGCGCGAGCAGCCACTCGCAACATTCGCGCCGCCCTCGGCTCGACTCATTCTTCTGGATGGCGGCCGGAGGCCCCCTCCCGCCCTGTCGCCGTACGATATCGGTCTTTCGCCGGATTCCTCCGCGCCCTCTGCGTTGAAGATGTCGGACCTACTTCATTGCCCACTTTGCCAGCTCGCCCGTGGCCTTCAGCAGCTGGAGCTGCGCTTTCTCGAGTTGGAAGGTCACATCGAGGAGAACGTTGTACTTTTCGTTTTCGTTGAGCACCGCCTCCTGCTGCTGGCGCAAGTTGGCCGCTCCCGCTTGCACCTGGACCAGCATGGCTTCGCCCTGCCCGCGCGCCAGCTCGTACTCCAGCTTGGCCACGTCGCGCGCGGCTGCCAGCTGGCGCACGGCGCCTTGCAGGTTCAGCGTCTCCTCCGAGACCTGCTGCCGCACGCCCTCGGCTTCCTTGCGCGCCTTCAGCGCCTCAGCCGACGCGCCTTCCGCCCTCGCCTTCAGCGGCGCGCTCAGCAGCGGGAAGCGTATGAGCACGCCGAAGGTCACGTTGTTGCGCTGGAATTTCTGGAAGAATTCGTCATAGTGGTTGTAGCGCGAAAACAGCCCGTACTGGCCCACGAGGTCAATGGACGGATACCAGTATTTGCCTTCGCCGCGCGCGCGGATCTCCTTCGCCTGCGCTTGCTGGTCCGCCGCCTTCAGGGCGGCGCTGTTTTCCAGCGCCTTGCCGACAAGATCGGTTTCAGCCGGCATCGGCAGATCGGGCACCGACTCGGTCACCGTCTCCAGCTCTCCCGCGGGGATTCCGGTCAGCGACGCCAGCCGCGAGCGCAGCACGTCCGCGGCGGTGTGCAACTCGGCCAGCCGCATGCGCACGCGCGCCACCGTGAGCTTTGCCTTGGTGAGCTCCATGGCGTTGTCCACGCCCGCGTCCACACGCTGTAACACGATCTGCTGCTGCTTGTCCGCCGCCTGCTGCTGCTGTTCCATGAGGGCCAGTTGCGAGGCCAGCGTGTCCAGTTGCGTGTACGCGACCGCCGTGTCGAGGATCACCTGGTCGCGCTTGTCGCCGGTCGAGGTGCTGCTCGCCATCCAATCCAGCTTGGCCGCGCGGATGAACTCCCGCTGCTGCGCGTTCAGCAGCAACGACTGCGTGTTCACGTTGAACACCGAGGGTGCCGATCCCTCCAGGCTCAGCGGAAACCCCGCCGAATAGGCGATCCCCGAGCCGAACGTCACCTGGGGGATGTACTGATTGCGCGCCTCCATGTACGCCTGCCGCGCGCGCAACTGGTCGGCCGCGGCGATCGCCATCGTGCCGCTGCGCTTCACCGCCAGCTCAATCGCCTGGCGAAAATCCAGCCGTGCCGCGGAGGCGCCGGCGCACAGTGCCAGGACAAACATCGTCAGAAGAGAACACTTCAGCAGGGAAGAATGCTTCATCGCGCGACCTCGGAATAGCATTTGTCAGCAATACATTGTCGGCTGCCGCCCGAAAAAATCACAGGTTGCCGCTCACATTGGAACGCCGCGGCGCCCCGCTCTTTGCGGGCCGCGGCCTTGAACTGTGAACTGTAAACTGTGAACTGGTTTCTGAGAACTGAGGACCGGGAACCTGGAACTTCGGCTATGGCGCCAGGCGCCTGAGCGCATCCTGCGCCGGGCCGAAGTCGCGCGCCAGCGAGAGTGCCGCGCGATACTCCACCGCCGCTGCCTGGCGGTCGCCCATCTTTTCCAGGATCGAGCCCAGCAGGTAGTGCGCCTGGTAGGTTGGCGCCTGCTCCACTTTGTCGTTCGAGCTGAGGTACTTGCGCAGGAACTGCGCCGCGACAGGGAAGTTGCGCCCCGCCTTGAACAGCAGCTCGGCGCCTTCGTAGAACACGTCGTCATGCGAGCGGTTGGCCGCCACCGCCTTATTGATCGCCGACTCCATCTCCGCGAACCGCTTCGTGCGCCGGTAGAACGACGCCAGGTTCAGCCAGTAGCCGGCCTTGTTGTTGCTTGCCGCGATCGCCGCCTTGTACTCCAGCTCGGCTTCGTCAGGCCGCGAATCCTTTTCGGCGATGCGCGCCCGGATCCAGTGCGACGTCGCCGGATCGACACTGGCCAGCTTCTGCGCCTGCGCTTCGGCCTTGTCTTTTCCGCCGCCCAGGAACGACGGCGCCTCGATGAAAAACTCCGCCAGGTCCGACTGCGCGTCGAGGTCGTTCGATTGCAGCTCCACCGCCTTCTCGAACTCGGCGCGCGTCTTTTTCGCCAGCCCGATCGCGGTGAAGAAGATCGAGTGCTCCGCTTTCTCGCCGTACTCCCGGCCCAGCCACAGGTGGAAGCGCGCGTTGCCAGGTTCCAGGCTCACGGCTTTCTCGCCGGCGTTCACCGCGTCGCCCCAACGCTCCATGCCGAAGTAGGCGCGCGAGAGCAAATGCCATGCCCCCGCGTCGCGCGGCTCCTGCTTCACCCGCTCCTTCAGCAGAGCTAAGGCTTCATCGGCCCTTCCCTCGGCCAGCAGCGCTTCAGGACCGTCGGCCAGCATCGGCGCCGAGAAAAGTAAAAGCAGCAGGAGAGAGACCACCACGCGGCGCATCACGGCTGCACCACCCGCACCGGAGCGTTCTCCACCAGCGGACGGTTGTTTACCGTGCCCAGCGCCACCACCGCGCCGGGTTCCAGTCCTTTGGTTATTTCAATGCGCGTCAAATTGCTCAATCCCGTCTGCACCTCGCGGCGCTTCAGCGCGCCGTCGTTCACCACGTAGACGAACCGCCTGCCGTCATCCTGGTGGACGGCCTCGCGCGGCACCGAGAGCGCGTCGTTGTTCTGCGCGGTCATCACCACCACGCCCACGTTGACGTTGGGCAGCAGGCGCAGGTCCTGATTATTGACCTCCACCATCACTTCGCCAACGGTTCGTGTGCCGCGCAACGTTACCGTCGTGGGGACGGTAGTTACCCTGCCGGTCCATGACCGCCCGGGCAGCGCGTCCCACGTGACGTGCACTTCCTGTCCGCGCGTCAGGCGGCCGATATCAGGCTCGTCGACGAACGCCCGCACATTCACCGTGTGCAAGTCGGCCACCTGCACCAGCAGGTCGCCGGTATTGACAAACACTCCCGGCCGCACCGGCAGCGAATACACCAGCGCGCGCCGCGGCGCCCGCACATGGGAGTCCTTCAGCAGGTCCTGTGCTGCCTGGTAAGCCGCCTGCGCTTCGGCCACGCGCGCTTCAGTGCGCGCCACTTCCTCGCTGGAGAAGCGCCTGGTCTGCCGCTGCTCCTGGAGCCGCGCCTGGGCCTGCGCCTGCTCCAGCCGCACCTGCGCCGCCTGAACTTCCGCGGCGGAAGCCGCGCCCGTCTTTTGCAGGTTCTGCATCGCGGTCAGGTTGCGCTGCGCCGCGTCCAGCTCCGCGCGCGCCTTGCTGGACTCGGCCTGCGACGTCAGGATCTCCTCCTGCGTCCCGCCCTTCTGCACCGCGAGCAAGTCCGCCTGCGCCGACTTCAACTGCGCCAGCGCGCGTGCCGCCTGGGCCTGCGCGTCGGCGGCGTCAAGTTCGAGCAGAAGTTGTCCCGGGACCACCCAGTCGCCTTCGTGCACCAGCACGCGCTTCACCGTGGTGGGCGCCGGCGCGTGCGCTTCGAAGTTCTCCACCGGCTCGATCTTGCCGTTGGTGGAAATGGTGCTCGCAATCGGCCCGCGCTCCGCCTTGGCCGCCCGCACGGGCAGCTCGCTCCGCTTGAACGGATTGAACGACGCCAGCAGCACCACCGCGATCACCGCGGCCGCGATGATCATCAGCCGATGCCGCTGCCAGAACGGAGCTTTGTTGTTCTCTGCCATCCTTGGAATCAAGCCCGGAAAAAGGCCGCCGCTCGTCCGCCGCGTTCCGGCCGAACCGGAACCGTGCCCAGGCTCCCGCCGCGGAGCTGAAGGTGCTGTAACGGTGCTGGGTGATTCTATCAAGCTATCCCTCACATCTTGCGCGGGTAACCCACTGATTACGTGCGCACACCGCCGCCCGGATTGGCCGCCCGGGCCGCCTGCACTGCTGCAAAAGAGCGTCCCCCCTTAGATGCCTCTCGTCTTGGCACGTCGCACACATTCCCCGCAAACCCGCGCGCCGACTTCCGCCATCGTACCTTGCGTTCCCTGCAAGACGGGCCCGCGAATGACCATCCGACAATTCGGCCGCGCTCTGCGCGCCGCCTATGCCGGCGTCAACAACAGCCACACCACTCTGATGGCGGCGGGCCTGGCCTACTACTTTTTGCTCTCTCTGTTCCCGCTGCTGGTCGTGCTGGCCAGCGTAGCGCCGTTCCTTCCCGTGCCCGATCTCTGGGACCGCGCTCTCTGGACGATGTCGCGCGTCGTCCCAGCCGACGCCATGGGCGTGGTCCGCCGCGTGCTCGATGACGTGCTCCGCAGCGGACACCCGCGCCTGCTCTCCGTCGGTTTGCTGGGCACGTTCTGGGCCGCCTCGGGCGGCTTCTCCTCCATGATCGAGGCCCTCAACGTTGCTTACGACGTC contains:
- a CDS encoding efflux RND transporter periplasmic adaptor subunit, producing MAENNKAPFWQRHRLMIIAAAVIAVVLLASFNPFKRSELPVRAAKAERGPIASTISTNGKIEPVENFEAHAPAPTTVKRVLVHEGDWVVPGQLLLELDAADAQAQAARALAQLKSAQADLLAVQKGGTQEEILTSQAESSKARAELDAAQRNLTAMQNLQKTGAASAAEVQAAQVRLEQAQAQARLQEQRQTRRFSSEEVARTEARVAEAQAAYQAAQDLLKDSHVRAPRRALVYSLPVRPGVFVNTGDLLVQVADLHTVNVRAFVDEPDIGRLTRGQEVHVTWDALPGRSWTGRVTTVPTTVTLRGTRTVGEVMVEVNNQDLRLLPNVNVGVVVMTAQNNDALSVPREAVHQDDGRRFVYVVNDGALKRREVQTGLSNLTRIEITKGLEPGAVVALGTVNNRPLVENAPVRVVQP
- a CDS encoding TolC family protein is translated as MFVLALCAGASAARLDFRQAIELAVKRSGTMAIAAADQLRARQAYMEARNQYIPQVTFGSGIAYSAGFPLSLEGSAPSVFNVNTQSLLLNAQQREFIRAAKLDWMASSTSTGDKRDQVILDTAVAYTQLDTLASQLALMEQQQQAADKQQQIVLQRVDAGVDNAMELTKAKLTVARVRMRLAELHTAADVLRSRLASLTGIPAGELETVTESVPDLPMPAETDLVGKALENSAALKAADQQAQAKEIRARGEGKYWYPSIDLVGQYGLFSRYNHYDEFFQKFQRNNVTFGVLIRFPLLSAPLKARAEGASAEALKARKEAEGVRQQVSEETLNLQGAVRQLAAARDVAKLEYELARGQGEAMLVQVQAGAANLRQQQEAVLNENEKYNVLLDVTFQLEKAQLQLLKATGELAKWAMK
- a CDS encoding tetratricopeptide repeat protein, which codes for MRRVVVSLLLLLLFSAPMLADGPEALLAEGRADEALALLKERVKQEPRDAGAWHLLSRAYFGMERWGDAVNAGEKAVSLEPGNARFHLWLGREYGEKAEHSIFFTAIGLAKKTRAEFEKAVELQSNDLDAQSDLAEFFIEAPSFLGGGKDKAEAQAQKLASVDPATSHWIRARIAEKDSRPDEAELEYKAAIAASNNKAGYWLNLASFYRRTKRFAEMESAINKAVAANRSHDDVFYEGAELLFKAGRNFPVAAQFLRKYLSSNDKVEQAPTYQAHYLLGSILEKMGDRQAAAVEYRAALSLARDFGPAQDALRRLAP